One segment of Tamlana crocina DNA contains the following:
- a CDS encoding ABC transporter ATP-binding protein: protein MAYLELNNVYKTYGEGDNAAEVLSNINLSIEEGEFVAIVGFTGSGKTTLVNLINGLLQPTSGEVLFKGKPVTGTSHERGVIFQNYSLLPWLTVGQNVFMAVKEAFPKKSKAELNDIVANYVEMVNLTPAINKRPKELSGGMRQRVAVARALAMKPEMIIMDEPLGALDALTRGNLQDEILRIWGKDKRTALLITNDVDEGIYMADRIIPLRPGPKATLGPEFKIDIERPRDKTELNDNANFKETRNAIIEYLMDIGNERKSEAQAVYELPDLAPKDFVNQF from the coding sequence ATGGCATATTTAGAATTAAATAACGTTTATAAAACTTACGGAGAGGGCGATAACGCTGCCGAAGTGCTTTCAAACATCAACTTGTCGATTGAAGAAGGGGAGTTTGTGGCCATAGTAGGCTTCACCGGAAGTGGAAAAACCACTTTGGTAAACTTGATTAACGGCTTATTGCAGCCCACAAGCGGAGAGGTTTTGTTTAAGGGCAAACCTGTAACGGGCACGAGTCACGAGCGCGGGGTGATTTTTCAAAACTACTCGTTGCTACCTTGGTTAACGGTTGGGCAAAATGTGTTTATGGCTGTAAAAGAAGCTTTTCCGAAGAAAAGCAAAGCCGAACTGAACGACATTGTTGCAAATTATGTTGAAATGGTGAATTTAACACCTGCCATTAATAAGCGTCCAAAAGAACTATCGGGAGGAATGCGCCAGCGTGTGGCCGTAGCCAGAGCTTTAGCAATGAAGCCCGAAATGATTATTATGGACGAACCGTTAGGCGCTTTGGATGCCTTAACCCGTGGCAATCTTCAGGATGAAATTTTAAGAATTTGGGGAAAAGATAAGCGCACAGCGTTGTTAATTACCAATGATGTGGATGAAGGTATTTACATGGCGGATCGCATTATTCCGTTGCGTCCGGGGCCAAAAGCTACTTTAGGGCCGGAATTCAAAATTGATATCGAGCGGCCAAGGGATAAAACCGAATTGAACGATAATGCCAATTTTAAGGAAACCCGAAATGCTATTATCGAATATTTGATGGATATTGGAAATGAACGCAAATCGGAAGCGCAAGCCGTTTACGAATTGCCCGATTTAGCACCAAAGGATTTTGTTAATCAATTTTAA
- a CDS encoding ABC transporter permease, translating to MKQSITLDRVTRFVGLGFLTSIKDLFTGKLGKEDFKGILRKVVVPLASVLLFLGLWHLGAKSLYNTEAEFKIEKALNDQGPAAADAMRECIASGDVSCQPNTLPSPAKVWESFQSLLRDHNIIAADKEAFIEKTAALNEKRIAEGKDPITYTGRPSFVDQIFRSLKTVFAGFLLALVIAVPLGIFIGLSPTLKSSFNWFIQIFKPVSPVVWYLLVFMIVKTVLIDSNEDSSFTISFISVGLCSMWATLVNTAMGVSSVDKDYINVAKVLKLGPFQKIFKVVLPSSLPLIFTGLKITLSVAWMVLIAIELLAQSPGLGLFVWEEFQNGANDSNAKIIVAMFVIGIIGFLLDRLMLTIQNTVSFDKTDAI from the coding sequence ATGAAGCAAAGTATAACATTAGATAGAGTAACCAGATTTGTAGGATTGGGATTTTTAACCTCAATAAAAGACCTATTCACAGGGAAACTAGGGAAGGAAGATTTTAAAGGTATCTTGCGTAAAGTAGTCGTACCGCTTGCTTCCGTGCTATTATTTTTAGGTCTGTGGCACTTAGGAGCCAAGTCTCTTTACAACACAGAGGCCGAGTTTAAAATTGAAAAAGCACTAAACGACCAAGGTCCGGCAGCTGCCGATGCTATGCGCGAATGTATAGCATCGGGAGATGTTAGCTGCCAACCCAACACCTTGCCGTCGCCAGCTAAAGTATGGGAGTCGTTTCAATCTTTATTGAGAGACCATAATATTATTGCTGCTGATAAAGAAGCCTTTATTGAAAAAACAGCAGCCTTAAATGAAAAGCGTATCGCTGAAGGGAAAGACCCGATTACTTATACAGGAAGACCGTCATTCGTTGACCAAATTTTCAGAAGTTTAAAAACAGTATTTGCAGGTTTTTTATTGGCATTGGTTATCGCCGTACCGCTTGGCATATTCATCGGGTTAAGTCCTACTTTAAAGAGTTCCTTCAACTGGTTTATTCAAATATTTAAGCCCGTATCGCCCGTAGTTTGGTATCTGTTGGTTTTTATGATCGTAAAAACGGTGTTGATAGATTCCAACGAAGATAGCTCATTCACCATTTCATTCATTAGTGTGGGGTTATGTTCTATGTGGGCCACTTTGGTAAACACCGCCATGGGCGTGTCGTCGGTTGATAAAGATTACATCAACGTAGCCAAAGTACTGAAGTTAGGGCCATTTCAAAAAATATTCAAAGTGGTGTTGCCATCGTCTTTACCATTGATTTTTACAGGATTGAAAATTACGCTTTCAGTAGCATGGATGGTATTGATTGCTATCGAATTATTGGCGCAAAGCCCAGGTTTAGGATTGTTTGTTTGGGAAGAGTTCCAAAACGGAGCTAACGATTCCAACGCAAAAATTATTGTGGCGATGTTCGTTATCGGTATCATTGGATTCCTTTTAGACCGATTGATGCTTACCATCCAAAACACGGTATCGTTTGATAAAACCGATGCGATATAA
- a CDS encoding ABC transporter ATP-binding protein has protein sequence MSTLTANKTGNLTDNGLFPASDVMLDLKNLKKVYPTPKGDYTVLENLNLQIKKEEFVTIIGHSGCGKTTMLSMIAGLNEISGGNISVLGKHIKGPGPDRGVIFQAPSLMPWMTSLQNVLLGVNQVFPDATKAQRNDIAKYYLQKVGLEDAFHKRASELSQGMQQRVGIARAFAIKPKVLLLDEPFGMLDSLTRGELQDILIEIWNKEKITAVMITHDVDEAIFLADRVVMMTSGPRAKIGDVLEIDFERPRTRKAVLEHDDYYKYRKHLIDFLEH, from the coding sequence ATGAGTACTTTAACAGCAAATAAAACAGGAAATTTAACTGATAATGGGTTGTTTCCCGCATCGGATGTGATGTTGGATTTAAAAAACCTTAAAAAAGTGTACCCTACTCCAAAAGGCGATTACACGGTTCTGGAAAACTTGAACCTTCAAATAAAAAAGGAAGAATTTGTTACCATTATCGGGCACTCCGGTTGCGGAAAAACAACCATGTTGAGCATGATTGCTGGACTGAACGAGATTTCTGGAGGAAACATTTCGGTATTGGGAAAACACATTAAAGGGCCAGGGCCAGACCGTGGGGTTATTTTTCAAGCGCCCAGTTTAATGCCTTGGATGACATCGCTTCAAAACGTGCTTTTAGGAGTAAATCAGGTATTTCCCGATGCCACTAAAGCGCAACGTAACGATATTGCCAAATACTACTTGCAAAAAGTAGGTTTGGAGGATGCCTTTCATAAAAGAGCTTCCGAATTATCACAAGGTATGCAACAGCGTGTGGGCATTGCAAGAGCCTTCGCCATTAAACCAAAAGTATTGTTGCTGGATGAGCCTTTTGGAATGTTGGATTCCTTAACCCGTGGAGAGCTTCAGGATATTCTCATCGAAATTTGGAACAAGGAAAAAATTACCGCCGTTATGATTACGCACGATGTGGACGAGGCCATCTTTTTGGCCGACCGTGTGGTGATGATGACCAGCGGGCCCCGAGCCAAAATTGGTGATGTTCTGGAAATAGATTTTGAAAGACCCAGAACCAGAAAAGCTGTTTTAGAACACGACGATTACTACAAATACAGAAAACATTTAATTGACTTCTTAGAGCATTAA
- a CDS encoding CmpA/NrtA family ABC transporter substrate-binding protein — translation MKSLLKRTTWILPVAALLFACGGKEKKKDVAESVVAETSKTKTLDIEKPQLTFGFIKLTDMAPLAIAKEKGFFEDEGLFVSVEAQSNWKNVLDRVIDGQLDGSHMLAGQPIAAGAGFGRQAQLVTPFSMDLNGNGITVSNDVWSKMKPNVPADEDGKPIHPIKADALKPVIQEYKNSGKAFKMGMVFPVSTHNYEIRYWLAAAGIHPGMYTADNVQGQIDAEVLLSVTPPPQMPATLEAGTIYGYCVGEPWNQQAVFKGIGVPVTTNYDIWKNNPEKVFVMTKKFVEDYPNTAVAVTKALIRAGKWLDEPGNRAEAVKILSMSQYVGADEAVLANSMTGTFEFEKGDKREMPDFNVFYKYNATYPFYSDGIWFLTQMRRWGQIPESKPAEWYAETIKDIYRPDIWEEAAKLLVEEGNIPASDIPTTDGYKAPTSDFIDGTTYDAKDPIAYINSFKIGNKEKAVQ, via the coding sequence ATGAAATCTCTACTAAAAAGAACAACTTGGATTTTACCCGTAGCAGCTTTGCTTTTTGCTTGCGGTGGAAAAGAAAAAAAGAAAGACGTGGCGGAAAGTGTCGTAGCTGAAACGTCAAAAACAAAAACATTGGATATTGAAAAACCACAATTAACATTTGGTTTTATCAAATTGACGGATATGGCACCTTTGGCCATTGCAAAAGAAAAAGGATTTTTTGAAGATGAAGGTTTGTTCGTTTCAGTTGAAGCACAATCAAACTGGAAAAATGTTTTAGACCGTGTTATTGATGGTCAGTTGGACGGTTCGCATATGTTGGCTGGTCAGCCCATCGCTGCTGGAGCTGGTTTTGGTCGCCAAGCACAATTGGTAACACCGTTTTCAATGGATTTAAATGGTAACGGTATTACAGTGTCAAACGATGTTTGGTCTAAAATGAAACCTAATGTACCAGCCGATGAAGATGGAAAGCCTATTCATCCTATTAAAGCAGATGCTTTAAAGCCGGTTATCCAAGAGTATAAAAACAGTGGTAAAGCCTTCAAAATGGGAATGGTGTTCCCAGTGTCTACGCATAACTACGAAATTAGATATTGGTTGGCTGCTGCAGGTATCCACCCAGGAATGTACACTGCAGATAATGTACAAGGGCAAATCGATGCTGAGGTTTTATTGTCGGTAACGCCTCCGCCACAAATGCCAGCAACGCTTGAAGCAGGTACTATTTATGGTTACTGTGTGGGTGAGCCATGGAACCAACAAGCTGTATTTAAGGGTATTGGTGTGCCAGTAACCACTAACTACGATATCTGGAAAAACAACCCAGAGAAAGTATTCGTAATGACTAAAAAGTTTGTTGAGGATTATCCAAATACTGCCGTAGCCGTTACCAAAGCGTTGATTAGAGCCGGTAAATGGTTGGATGAGCCAGGAAATAGAGCAGAGGCGGTAAAAATATTATCAATGTCTCAATATGTAGGTGCTGATGAAGCGGTATTGGCCAACTCGATGACGGGAACTTTCGAATTCGAAAAAGGAGATAAAAGAGAAATGCCCGATTTCAACGTATTCTACAAGTACAACGCTACTTACCCATTCTATTCAGATGGTATTTGGTTCTTAACACAAATGAGAAGATGGGGACAAATTCCAGAGTCGAAACCAGCGGAGTGGTACGCCGAAACCATTAAAGATATTTACAGGCCAGATATTTGGGAAGAAGCAGCAAAACTGTTAGTAGAAGAAGGTAATATTCCTGCCAGCGATATACCAACTACCGATGGTTACAAAGCACCAACATCCGATTTTATCGATGGCACTACTTATGATGCCAAAGATCCAATAGCATATATCAACAGCTTTAAAATAGGAAACAAAGAAAAAGCTGTACAATAA
- the ccsA gene encoding cytochrome c biogenesis protein CcsA, protein MQKLYRFFSSSSLALLLLLVFAVAMAVATFVENDFGTATAWAVIYDAWWFELVMLGLAIAFLANIFKYKLLRKEKWAVLLFHLAFIVIVLGAAITRYASYGGVMRIREGASSNVIISDTNFLTLHISDGSQSKTIKKKLSFAPIGNNDFSIDTEFNGKKIEVSYIDFIADAVPEVVNDEANGEPILEMVITHGNGRNSIFLKKGEVESMVGHQHEIGFESDKKGIINISEKDGTFFMESPKNLEFFVMSTQQAGKVKKDSLQAVTLRTLYRDGDMSFVPLVYHEKGIFQLVSGSEKPKDNEETKDDALIVNVNVDGQEKPLNILYRQGFLPTHHHLEMGNLQLTLSYGAGAIQTPFAIKLNDFQLERYPGSTSPSSYASEVAILDNGENMPYRIFMNNVLDYKGYRFFQASYDTDEKGTVLSVSYDRVGTLVTYLGYLLMMLGMFFSLFGKTSRFQFINKKLKKLKSVAVVASCLFLFAVPNSVFANKPTDSLSVNVEKALKSQQIDELHADFFGRLLVQDLDGRIKPINTLASEFLRKISRKTKFTYNDLSFNANQTFLAMHMLPQMWQRVPIIKVDFKKTGNLFDGVEVGINGLLAFSDLMDRSGNYVLAKQAETANQKKPAERNEFDKEVLKIDERYNILYNVFIGNYLKIFPNKNDDNNTWFSYTHHFSDFPEEDGLFAKTIIPAYFKDVTTGNYEAAHDKLMYIKKYQDVLGAEVIPAPERIEAEIWYNKANVNFWMFQVFFTLGFGLLVLAILKMFSKKKWLTFLNNIFIILVLIAFLCFTGNILLRWYVAQHAPWSNGYEMLVFVAWVLVFCGLLTFRKSDFSLPLATLFSGALLFVSYLDWLSPEITNLMPVLKSYWLKIHVATIVSSYAPLALSAVLGIMALLLMIFKTSKTKTIIDIKIKELSYISEMAMTIGLFVLAVGTFLGGIWANESWGRYWAWDPKETWALISIIVYAIVLHLRFVPKLNNVYVLNVASMFAFWSIIMTSFGVNYYLAGLHSYAAGDPLPIPSFVYVLVAFMVLIAIWAFFRESKRTETLVE, encoded by the coding sequence ATGCAGAAATTATATAGATTCTTTTCGTCCTCAAGTTTAGCGCTGTTGCTGCTTTTAGTTTTTGCAGTTGCCATGGCCGTGGCCACATTTGTTGAAAACGATTTTGGAACAGCGACCGCCTGGGCCGTTATTTACGATGCTTGGTGGTTCGAATTGGTTATGCTGGGATTGGCCATCGCGTTCCTGGCCAATATTTTCAAATACAAACTGTTGCGAAAAGAAAAATGGGCTGTTTTATTGTTCCATTTGGCATTTATCGTTATTGTTTTAGGGGCGGCCATTACACGATATGCGTCTTACGGCGGGGTGATGCGCATTCGTGAAGGTGCTTCATCAAACGTAATTATTTCCGATACTAATTTTTTAACGCTTCATATCAGCGATGGTTCACAAAGTAAAACCATAAAGAAGAAACTATCGTTTGCGCCAATTGGTAACAATGATTTTTCAATCGATACGGAATTCAACGGAAAAAAGATAGAAGTATCATATATCGATTTTATTGCAGATGCCGTACCGGAAGTTGTAAATGACGAAGCTAATGGCGAACCTATTTTAGAAATGGTGATAACGCACGGCAACGGCAGAAACAGTATTTTTTTAAAAAAGGGTGAAGTAGAAAGTATGGTTGGCCACCAGCATGAAATTGGTTTTGAATCTGATAAAAAAGGCATCATAAATATTTCTGAAAAAGATGGCACGTTTTTTATGGAATCACCCAAAAACCTTGAGTTTTTTGTGATGTCAACCCAACAAGCCGGAAAAGTAAAAAAAGACAGTTTACAGGCCGTTACTTTAAGAACATTGTACCGCGATGGCGATATGTCGTTTGTGCCGTTGGTGTATCATGAAAAGGGTATATTTCAATTGGTAAGCGGTTCGGAAAAACCAAAAGACAATGAAGAAACTAAAGACGATGCCTTGATTGTTAATGTGAATGTGGACGGGCAGGAAAAACCTTTGAATATTTTATACCGACAAGGTTTTTTGCCAACGCATCACCACCTCGAAATGGGCAATCTTCAGTTAACCCTTTCCTACGGTGCTGGTGCCATACAAACGCCGTTCGCCATAAAGTTGAATGATTTTCAATTGGAACGCTACCCAGGCTCAACAAGTCCGTCGTCATATGCCAGTGAAGTCGCCATTTTAGACAACGGCGAAAACATGCCGTACCGCATTTTTATGAACAATGTTTTAGATTATAAAGGCTATCGTTTTTTCCAGGCGAGTTACGACACTGACGAAAAAGGAACGGTGCTTTCCGTGAGCTACGATAGAGTGGGCACCTTGGTAACTTATCTGGGCTATTTATTGATGATGCTGGGGATGTTTTTTTCGCTCTTCGGAAAAACATCGCGTTTTCAATTCATCAATAAAAAATTAAAAAAACTAAAAAGTGTTGCCGTAGTGGCATCGTGTTTATTTCTTTTTGCGGTTCCCAATTCTGTTTTTGCAAATAAACCAACAGATTCATTAAGTGTCAACGTTGAAAAGGCATTGAAAAGCCAGCAAATAGATGAGTTGCATGCCGATTTTTTCGGAAGGCTTTTGGTACAGGATTTAGATGGCCGCATAAAACCAATAAATACGCTGGCATCAGAGTTTTTGAGGAAAATTTCAAGAAAAACAAAGTTTACGTATAACGATTTGTCGTTCAACGCCAATCAAACGTTTTTGGCCATGCATATGCTTCCCCAGATGTGGCAGCGGGTACCCATAATCAAAGTAGATTTTAAAAAAACAGGAAACTTGTTTGATGGTGTTGAAGTTGGGATTAACGGCCTTTTGGCCTTTAGCGATTTAATGGATCGGTCGGGAAATTATGTGTTGGCCAAACAGGCTGAAACTGCCAACCAAAAGAAGCCGGCAGAACGCAACGAATTTGATAAAGAAGTTCTCAAAATAGATGAACGCTACAATATTCTTTACAATGTCTTTATTGGCAACTATCTAAAAATATTTCCGAATAAAAATGACGACAATAACACATGGTTCAGTTACACGCACCATTTTTCAGATTTTCCCGAAGAAGATGGGCTGTTTGCAAAAACCATAATTCCGGCCTATTTTAAAGATGTTACAACGGGAAATTATGAAGCCGCGCATGATAAACTGATGTATATAAAAAAATATCAGGATGTTTTGGGGGCAGAGGTCATTCCTGCACCAGAGCGTATTGAAGCAGAAATTTGGTATAATAAAGCCAATGTTAACTTTTGGATGTTTCAGGTGTTTTTTACGCTCGGTTTCGGTTTGTTGGTGTTGGCTATTTTAAAAATGTTCTCGAAAAAAAAGTGGCTTACTTTCCTCAACAATATTTTTATTATTTTGGTGCTCATTGCTTTTTTGTGCTTTACGGGTAACATTTTATTGCGCTGGTATGTGGCCCAACATGCACCGTGGAGCAACGGTTACGAAATGTTGGTTTTTGTAGCCTGGGTGTTGGTTTTTTGTGGGTTGCTAACTTTTAGAAAATCTGATTTTTCATTGCCATTGGCAACTTTGTTTTCGGGAGCCCTGCTGTTTGTAAGCTATTTGGATTGGTTAAGTCCAGAAATTACAAACTTGATGCCGGTGTTAAAATCGTATTGGTTAAAAATTCATGTGGCCACGATTGTTAGCAGTTACGCGCCTTTGGCTTTATCGGCAGTTTTAGGAATTATGGCCTTGCTGCTAATGATTTTTAAAACTTCAAAAACCAAAACTATTATCGACATAAAAATCAAAGAACTCAGCTATATCAGCGAAATGGCCATGACTATTGGTTTGTTTGTTTTGGCGGTCGGCACTTTTTTAGGGGGCATTTGGGCCAACGAATCTTGGGGCCGATACTGGGCCTGGGATCCTAAAGAAACCTGGGCGCTCATTAGCATCATTGTTTATGCCATTGTGCTGCACTTGCGGTTTGTGCCGAAATTGAACAATGTTTATGTGCTCAATGTGGCCAGTATGTTCGCGTTTTGGTCTATTATCATGACCTCATTTGGTGTTAATTATTATTTGGCTGGCTTGCACAGCTATGCCGCAGGAGACCCATTGCCAATACCCTCATTTGTGTATGTGTTGGTGGCTTTTATGGTTTTGATAGCGATTTGGGCTTTTTTTAGAGAAAGTAAGCGAACGGAAACTTTAGTCGAATAA
- a CDS encoding alginate export family protein translates to MKKQYLIIGLLLGCLQFAQAQFTLDGEFRPRTEYRNGFGSIIPDAADPGFGISTRARLNAGYNTEAYKFYLSLQDVMVWGENRQILPYDQNNSFAIFQAWAEIALGKGWSTKLGRQVISYDDQRIFGGLDWAQQGRNHDAALLKYSKGKFLMDVGLAFNQDYSNPTGFQSMNTAYNTSGFFSYKTMQYVYLKQAWENFTGSLLALNTGFQNFDTNNAPDGVNSIQTIGTHLNYKKGSFGAAANAFLQMGDNVDGAYLASLDLTYKASEKVGLGAGVEIISGNDGSTADTEAFFPLYGTNHKFNGLMDYFYVGNHANNIGLVDVHVSANFKLGEKSSLMVKALNFSGAEELPSGEKSLGTELDLVFKKAFNGYALVMGYSQLFPSDGMYELKGVSEAAAADMQNWAWAMLVIKPKFLN, encoded by the coding sequence ATGAAGAAACAATATCTTATAATTGGACTTTTACTGGGGTGTTTACAGTTTGCACAAGCGCAGTTTACCTTAGATGGTGAGTTTAGACCACGTACCGAATACCGCAACGGTTTTGGAAGTATCATCCCTGATGCTGCGGATCCTGGTTTTGGTATTTCAACCAGAGCACGATTAAATGCTGGCTACAATACAGAAGCATACAAATTTTATTTAAGCTTGCAGGACGTGATGGTTTGGGGTGAAAACAGACAGATTTTACCTTACGACCAAAATAACTCGTTTGCCATTTTCCAGGCTTGGGCCGAAATTGCTCTTGGCAAAGGTTGGTCAACAAAATTGGGTCGCCAAGTGATTTCTTATGACGACCAAAGAATTTTTGGTGGATTGGATTGGGCACAGCAAGGGCGTAACCACGATGCCGCTTTGTTAAAGTACAGCAAAGGCAAATTTTTAATGGACGTTGGTTTGGCTTTCAACCAAGATTATTCGAACCCAACAGGATTCCAGTCGATGAACACGGCTTACAACACTTCTGGTTTTTTCTCATATAAAACCATGCAATACGTGTACTTAAAGCAGGCTTGGGAAAATTTCACAGGTAGCTTATTGGCTTTAAATACCGGATTTCAAAATTTTGATACCAATAACGCGCCAGATGGTGTAAACAGCATCCAAACCATTGGTACGCATTTAAACTATAAAAAAGGAAGTTTTGGTGCAGCGGCCAACGCCTTTTTGCAAATGGGCGATAACGTAGATGGGGCTTATTTGGCATCGTTGGATTTAACATATAAAGCTTCTGAAAAAGTAGGACTTGGTGCAGGAGTTGAAATCATCAGTGGAAATGACGGTAGCACAGCCGATACTGAAGCGTTCTTCCCTCTTTACGGAACCAACCACAAATTCAATGGTTTAATGGATTATTTCTACGTAGGTAACCATGCCAACAACATCGGTTTGGTTGATGTCCATGTGAGTGCCAACTTTAAGTTAGGTGAAAAATCAAGCTTGATGGTTAAAGCCTTAAACTTTAGTGGAGCGGAAGAATTGCCAAGCGGAGAAAAATCGTTGGGAACGGAATTGGATTTGGTGTTCAAAAAAGCATTCAATGGTTATGCTTTGGTAATGGGCTATTCACAATTGTTTCCAAGCGATGGCATGTATGAGTTGAAAGGTGTAAGCGAAGCAGCTGCAGCCGATATGCAAAACTGGGCATGGGCCATGTTGGTGATCAAACCAAAATTTTTAAACTAA
- the nrfA gene encoding ammonia-forming cytochrome c nitrite reductase, whose protein sequence is MKMKNKVLFIVTAVVVFLLGMLASSIVNRKNEAKYKYVPKVELGENEPRNEEWGKNFPAEYQSYMQTADTSFASMQGGSAMRDVLHEDSRLVVLWAGYGFSKDYNQGRGHYYAIEDIHNTLRTGAPEGKGDGPMPATCWTCKSPDVPRLMNENGIAEFYSGKWADKGAEVVNPIGCADCHDSKTMKLTITRPALVEAFQEMGKDINQATHQEMRSLVCAQCHVEYYFDKKLPGKEGVPYLKFPWKNGMTAEAMEEYYDEIEFSDWTHQLSRAPMLKAQHPGYETYLTGVHADRGVSCADCHMPYKSEGGQKFTDHHIQSPLNNVANACQVCHREDAEKLKLNVYERQRKATENRLKLEDFLVKAHIEAKKAWDLGATEAQMKAILTDIRHAQWRWDYSAAAHGASFHSPVETARVMGGALTIIQEGRLKLARLLAELGHNAPVEMPDISTKEKAQEFIDLDVEKLKSEKEEFKKNLVPKWLEEAKNREADYSSKKVSMVN, encoded by the coding sequence TTGAAAATGAAAAACAAAGTATTATTTATCGTTACCGCCGTAGTTGTTTTCCTCTTAGGAATGTTGGCGTCAAGTATCGTTAACCGAAAAAATGAAGCTAAATACAAGTACGTTCCTAAAGTTGAGCTTGGGGAAAACGAACCCCGTAACGAAGAATGGGGCAAAAACTTTCCTGCCGAATACCAATCGTACATGCAAACTGCCGATACCAGTTTTGCATCCATGCAGGGCGGTTCTGCCATGCGCGACGTGCTGCATGAAGATTCACGTTTGGTGGTGCTATGGGCAGGTTACGGGTTTTCAAAAGATTATAATCAGGGTAGAGGGCATTATTACGCCATTGAAGATATACACAATACCTTGAGAACTGGTGCGCCCGAGGGGAAAGGCGATGGCCCAATGCCGGCTACTTGCTGGACCTGTAAAAGCCCTGATGTACCCCGTTTAATGAACGAAAATGGCATTGCCGAATTTTATTCCGGTAAATGGGCCGATAAAGGGGCCGAAGTGGTTAACCCCATTGGTTGCGCCGATTGCCACGATTCAAAAACCATGAAACTCACCATTACCAGACCGGCTTTGGTAGAGGCGTTTCAAGAAATGGGCAAAGATATCAATCAAGCAACGCACCAAGAAATGCGTTCGTTGGTTTGTGCGCAGTGCCACGTAGAGTATTATTTTGATAAAAAATTACCCGGAAAAGAAGGGGTGCCTTATTTAAAGTTTCCATGGAAAAATGGGATGACGGCTGAAGCCATGGAAGAGTATTACGATGAGATAGAGTTCAGTGATTGGACACATCAGTTAAGTCGTGCCCCAATGTTAAAGGCACAGCACCCAGGTTACGAAACATATTTAACGGGTGTACATGCCGATAGGGGTGTTTCTTGTGCCGATTGCCACATGCCTTATAAAAGTGAGGGCGGACAAAAATTTACCGATCATCACATTCAGTCGCCTCTCAACAATGTAGCTAACGCCTGCCAGGTTTGCCATCGTGAGGATGCTGAAAAACTGAAACTAAATGTTTACGAACGCCAACGTAAAGCCACAGAAAACCGCTTGAAGCTGGAAGACTTTTTGGTGAAGGCACATATTGAAGCAAAAAAAGCTTGGGATTTAGGCGCCACCGAAGCACAGATGAAAGCTATTTTAACCGATATCCGCCATGCGCAATGGCGTTGGGATTATTCGGCCGCTGCTCATGGTGCTTCTTTCCATTCGCCTGTTGAAACGGCTCGTGTTATGGGAGGAGCCTTAACCATTATTCAGGAAGGGCGTTTAAAATTGGCCAGGCTCTTGGCCGAGCTGGGGCATAATGCTCCCGTTGAAATGCCCGATATTTCAACTAAAGAAAAAGCGCAGGAATTTATTGACCTCGATGTTGAAAAATTAAAATCAGAAAAAGAGGAATTTAAGAAAAACCTGGTGCCTAAATGGCTAGAAGAAGCCAAAAACCGCGAAGCTGATTACAGCAGCAAAAAAGTGTCCATGGTCAATTAA
- a CDS encoding Crp/Fnr family transcriptional regulator, whose protein sequence is MQATRLHTVSSATRKRTSFEVTCDVCENKNCLIKRNLVSLEESGLDVEKNNLRCKKGQQFIIEGAPVNGLFFVLKGKVKVFRTGINGREQIVRFAKDGEIIGHRGFGTEEYYSIGAVALEDSVLCYFSKGYLQNALQNNPKFAYDLMLFYANELNKSESKVKSISQMAVRERVIDTLLYINRKFGSNKGFLDVSLSRREYAEYAGTTEEQVIRMFSALKKEKLIVTKGKKIGINDIQLLKNEISEHNFFLDS, encoded by the coding sequence TTGCAAGCAACCCGTTTACATACTGTTTCTTCTGCCACTAGAAAGCGTACTTCTTTTGAGGTGACTTGCGATGTTTGTGAAAACAAAAACTGCTTAATAAAGAGAAATTTGGTTTCGTTGGAAGAAAGTGGTTTAGATGTTGAAAAAAATAATCTTCGTTGCAAAAAAGGTCAGCAATTTATTATTGAAGGCGCTCCTGTAAATGGTTTGTTCTTTGTGTTGAAAGGGAAGGTAAAGGTATTTAGAACCGGAATAAATGGCAGGGAGCAGATTGTTCGTTTTGCCAAGGATGGTGAAATTATTGGTCACCGTGGTTTTGGTACAGAAGAATATTATTCGATCGGTGCTGTAGCCCTCGAGGACAGTGTGCTGTGTTATTTCTCTAAAGGGTACCTTCAAAACGCCCTTCAAAATAACCCTAAATTCGCTTACGATTTGATGCTGTTTTATGCAAACGAATTGAATAAAAGCGAATCTAAAGTAAAATCTATTTCTCAAATGGCGGTGCGCGAGCGTGTAATCGATACCCTGTTGTACATCAATAGAAAATTTGGTAGCAATAAAGGCTTTTTAGACGTGTCGTTAAGCAGGCGAGAATATGCAGAATATGCTGGAACAACCGAAGAGCAAGTTATCAGGATGTTTTCGGCACTGAAAAAGGAAAAACTCATTGTGACAAAAGGAAAAAAAATAGGTATTAACGACATTCAACTTCTTAAGAATGAAATTAGTGAGCACAACTTTTTTTTAGATAGTTAG